The segment TTTATGggaatattatttgggcactatatagcactattatttggacactgaatGGTACAGTTATATGTTCACTCTATGGCAATATTATATAGGTACTATATGGAATTATTAATTGCCACATTGTATAGTGGTGTTCTTTAGACACTGTATGGCTCTTCTATGTTGGCTCTATTATAACAATATTACACAATTTTTCTCCGGGCCTCACCTATGTTTTGCCCAGGACCTTTATCTACCCAGACTTTCTGATGCGGCTACAATGGGGGCAGATTTGCTAtttaaattgagccagaatttagGATCACATGCCGTGTACcagatttattaactgtcttagaCACCTAAACAAAAAGGGGTGTGATCTAGCGGAAAGGGTGCGGCTTAAAATGTGCACCAAAACTGGCATAAACTAAGCCAagcaagaggtggtataaaggtccttttacatgtgccaattatcgggcaaacatatgaacactcgttcttgatcattgccctgtgtaaacagggcaacgatcaaccgatgacccagcaaacactcgttcatcggctgaacgtgacgtttctgcagcagaaaatattatcgctgtTGGCAGCACctctctctctgtgtaaacagggagatgcgctgccgacatgatggtaatgcatggggacgagcgatcgtagtgacgatcgctcgcccccattcattactgatcatagctccttgtgaaaggagtaaatGAGCGACGATCAACCAGCTGTCTtaatgatcggcgctcgttgttacggccaaaattgcccggtgtaaaaggacccttagggctcattcagacgagcgtaaaacttgtccgtgtgctgtgcgtggaaatcactcacagcacacaaacccattgatttcaatggggctgttcacacatgcgtgagagcctgttgcgtgaaactcactgcatgtcctatattagtgcgttttcacgcacctacgcgcccattgacgtcaatgggtgcgtgaaaaccatggccagcacatggatgcactgtgctgtgcgtgatttgcgcatcaattccaagTGAAAACAACATcctactcgcaaagcacactgatgcaaaaacgcaacgcacatggatgtgcgtccgtgtgctgtctgtggttttcatgcacccattgactttaatgggcgactaggtgcgtggaaatgcaccaatataagacatgcagtgagtttcacgcaaagggcattgtgaaaactcacgcatgtgtgaacagccccattggaatcaatgggtccGCGTGCTGCGCGTTGTTTCACCGCACATCACACGGACGAGAATtatgctcatctgaatgagccctaaatctttgacagtattaataaatctgtcccAATAGGTCAAAATTCTAAGATAAAAAGTCCGAATTCATTGCTAACAACTTTTCATTTCAGAATTCGGACTTTTTATCTGAGAATTGTGTTTTTCTTTTGGCCCCAGGGCTCCCCCATATGGAAACATCTAAATGCTACAACCACAACTCAAAATAATAGAAGACATTTCATATAAATCAGttttacaaaacatttttatttcaaaATTTCCACTGCATATATTATCATCACAAAGGTGCAAAATAAGCAAATTGTAAGAACGCGACTTTTCACAGAAAAGAACATTTCATCTCAGCACAATCGCCAAGATTTGCTTTTGCCAGTGAACACAACATACATGAGATCATGTAGATAACACGCCGGAGATACCGTCCTTCATAGAAGGGAAATCTCCCATCAGCGTATGTAAAACTTCCTCTGTTTACCAAACACACATATGAAAGGATAGACCCACTGTTTATGGGAAAACATGGCGCCATCTTTGGCTGAAGCCAAGGAGCCAGATACTGTGCCTTTAAATGAACATGAGAATATGTAGGGAAATCCCAATATTGTGCAGGGAGgcttaattaaaggggttctccacttttagTGATCTAAGGTCACATGGGTGGGTGTCTGTGAGCTGGGTCCCCCCCACCTCACCCCTTTCCTCCATGTTATATGGACATTTCAGATTTGTATGTTGGTTTTCTTATAGGAAATAGCACATAAAATTAAATAGCCCCCTATGTGTCCTTACATTCTACAGCAGTGATCTGCAACTTGTGGGTCTGTAGCTGTTTTTGAATTATAACTCCCAgcctgctgggagttatagttccacATAAGCTAGAGACCCACAGGTtgaaggtcaatagtacaaggaaTGCTCTACTTGGtccattaaggcattttaaggcacCGTCTATATATAAATCTGTATGTATAACAATATTTCTATGATAACAATGTATCAAAAATAAAGCCTGagttataaatatattaaatctCTTTCTTTCTGGCCCTAGTCCTGGTATTGCTTGATCCTTACATCGGAGTCCATATTTAAGCCAGGTTGTCACCAGGGTCTCCACAGGTCAGCGGGGCTGTAGTCCTGGGCACCTTGCTTGACGATCACTTGGTTGAAAGACCCCAGAGGCTGGCATTCGCTTTCATTCACAGACCGGCATTTCTGGGGGTCCATCCAGAGAGCTATGTCTTTAGCTAGGTGCTTGTTATGGGGCACAAATTCTGTCTCCTTCATAGACGGAGTGGTAGCTTGTTTGTATGGTGCCATAGCTAGAATAGAAAAGAAATGCAATATATTAGCATGATTGGCTTTGGGCAACGCTATAATGACATCATATGCTGGTATATAGGACATATCCAATGCAGAACATGATGCCAATAGGGCATGATACAAAATATGCGCCGGGCCCCCCCAGCAGTCACGTAACTATTATAGTACCGGTATCCTCTTATGTGGTAGAAGGGACATTGGGGCCTAACAGGCACCCTCTATAGTTGCGCTACCGGATAGCTCTCATAATAACAAGTTTAAAAGGTGCGAACACGTCTAAAAAGTATGAACGAGTCTAATAGGGGAACGACAAGTCTCAGCAACTGTACACATTTGCCCACATGGGACTGAAAATAACTCAGACTACAACTTTTTGAAAAATGTAGACCAAAAGGACCTAATGTTTAATTTCAACTCCTATCTGTTATAATTTGTCTTCTCCAGGCCATGAACTTGGTGACCTGATGACGAAGCCGGGCTAAGTGTGTATATCAGATGACTGGGAGTATTGTATAACTAGAGAGCGGAGGATAGGATCACTCACCCTTGGTTGCACGATGGAGTTGTTGTCTCAGTAGGTTGACCGTCATCTCCAGGATATCGGCTTTCTCAGGTTTGGAGGGGAGTTGATGTCTCTGAAACTCCTTCTCCAGTAAGATGCGCAGCTGCTCAATGCTGCTATTAATCCGATCTCTCCTCATCTTCTCAATAACCGGCTTCCTCAGCtacagaaaacaaaaatatatagttattacaATATCGATGATTGAGACCTTGCAAAAACATCACTCATGTTCCTAGATTTGTCCATATCTACTATGTAACCCTTCTTCAGATTGGGCGCTCCCTAGAGTTAAACTCTGGGTATGCCAGTTATCTAATCAGCTGTTAATTTGGGGTTAACCACTATGTAAGTGCTTGCTTTGCTTGCAGTACTGGGAATTGGCCCCTGGCTTTATCCAAAGAGGGGAGTACTGATTGTGGAACTCCCCCTCTATCCTAAGGGTCAAACAACTACCTTAATAACATTTACTACTAGACACCAATGAGGTTTCCCAACTAATATCTGAAATTTAGCAAATTACATATcacaaaaataagtaaaaaaattacatctcaaaaATAATTAACAATTACATATCCCAAAAAGAAATGAAATATTAGCTACcccaaaaataagtaaaaaattacatttgtccaAAATAAATGACAATGATACAaatcccaaaaataaataaaaaattaaaaatctccaaatataaattaaaagaataaaaatcccaaaatgaaatacaaaataacacatcccccccaaaaaaaatacaaatcccaaaaataaataaaaaataacacagcccaaaaataaattaaaaaaatacaaatccccAAAATACTAAAAAATAACACATCccgaaaatgaataaaaaaaatacaaatcccaaaaatatattaaaaaaaatacaaatccccaaaatatataaaaaatcacGTATcgcaaaaataagtaaaaaaaacctacatatcctaaaataaaaaacagcaatcaCTAAGAATTCTATAAGCCTCTTTACTGGTTTCTGCGAACTGCAGCCTCTTACCTTGCGCACGTCTTTGCCCAAGTTGCTCTCAGAGTCTTCCATCTTATTATTGGGAGCCATGCTCTTGCAGTAAGATCCCAGGTAAGATCCTTGCTCTGTTGGGTCAGGCAGTGTATGTCTGGGTAAGAATGGCTGAATCCTCCCTTTATACCTCCCTATTTGCATTATAGAGTGTGAAGTTTTCCCTCCGTAGAGTTTCCCACACTCTGCAACCAATGGGCTATCGGGCCCAGACAATAGAAGTGTGTTAGGAGGCCCAGCATCTGGAGCAGGCCATAAAATTAGAGGAAGAGAAGTGTGGGAGAGTCTCGTAACACTAGGACTTGGTGCAATTGATCTCC is part of the Rhinoderma darwinii isolate aRhiDar2 chromosome 10, aRhiDar2.hap1, whole genome shotgun sequence genome and harbors:
- the LOC142662527 gene encoding transcription factor HES-5-like — its product is MAPNNKMEDSESNLGKDVRKLRKPVIEKMRRDRINSSIEQLRILLEKEFQRHQLPSKPEKADILEMTVNLLRQQLHRATKAMAPYKQATTPSMKETEFVPHNKHLAKDIALWMDPQKCRSVNESECQPLGSFNQVIVKQGAQDYSPADLWRPW